In one Lolium rigidum isolate FL_2022 chromosome 3, APGP_CSIRO_Lrig_0.1, whole genome shotgun sequence genomic region, the following are encoded:
- the LOC124699410 gene encoding 40S ribosomal protein S16 produces MSAVLTRPTPGTVQCFGRKKTAVAVAYTKPGRGLIKVNGAPIELIRPEMLRLKAFEPIMLAGRSRFKDIDMRIRVRGGGKTSQIYAIRQAIAKALVAYYQKYVDEAAKKEVKDIFGRYDRTLLVADPRRCEPKKFGGRGARARFQKSYR; encoded by the coding sequence ATGTCCGCCGTCCTCACCCGCCCGACCCCGGGCACGGTCCAGTGCTTCGGGCGCAAGAAGACGGCGGTGGCCGTCGCCTACACCAAGCCCGGGCGCGGGCTCATCAAGGTGAACGGCGCCCCCATCGAGCTGATCCGCCCGGAGATGCTCCGCCTCAAGGCCTTCGAGCCCATCATGCTCGCCGGCCGCTCCCGCTTCAAGGACATCGACATGAGGATCCGCGTCCGCGGCGGCGGTAAGACCTCCCAGATCTACGCCATCCGCCAGGCCATCGCCAAGGCGCTCGTCGCATACTACCAGAAGTACGTCGACGAGGCCGCCAAGAAGGAGGTCAAGGACATCTTCGGCCGCTACGACCGCACCCTCCTCGTCGCCGACCCACGTCGCTGCGAGCCCAAGAAGTTCGGAGGACGCGGCGCCCGcgcaaggttccagaagtcctacCGTTGA